The genomic stretch AAGGGCCTGCCCGTCGCGACCGAAGACGTGACCGCCGCCCTCAACGTCGTCAAAAGCCCGATGAACCAGGGCAGCCGCGATATGGCCATGGCCGCGCTGAAGGAGCCGCAGGTCAAGCTGCAGACGAAAAACAAGCAGATCACCCCCCGCACGCCGAAACAGGCCGAATACCTTGATGCGATCAAGAACAATTCCCTTGTCTTCGGCCTCGGGCCCGCCGGTACGGGCAAGACCTTCCTTGCCGTCGCGCAGGCCGTGACCATGCTGCAATCCGGCGAAGTCGACCGCATGATCCTGACCCGCCCCGCGGTCGAGGCCGGCGAAAGCCTCGGCTTCCTGCCCGGCACGATGCAGGAAAAAATCGACCCCTATCTGCGCCCGATTTACGACGCTTTGAATTACATGCTGCCCGCCGAACAGCTGGCGCGCAGGCTTGCAGACGGTACGATCGAAATCGCGCCGCTCGCCTTCATGCGCGGCCGCACGCTCGGTTCCTGCGTCGTCATCCTTGACGAGGCGCAGAACACCACGCCCACCCAGATGAAAATGGCGCTGACCCGTATCGGGGAGAACAGCAAGATGATCATCACCGGCGACCTGTCGCAAACCGACCTGCCGCATGGCCAGAAATCGGGCCTGCGCGACGCGGTCGAGGT from Alphaproteobacteria bacterium encodes the following:
- a CDS encoding PhoH family protein; this translates as MHLAQIEEELDIEIASRGNEVVIIGPKPKIAAAQAVFDVLWERLLKGLPVATEDVTAALNVVKSPMNQGSRDMAMAALKEPQVKLQTKNKQITPRTPKQAEYLDAIKNNSLVFGLGPAGTGKTFLAVAQAVTMLQSGEVDRMILTRPAVEAGESLGFLPGTMQEKIDPYLRPIYDALNYMLPAEQLARRLADGTIEIAPLAFMRGRTLGSCVVILDEAQNTTPTQMKMALTRIGENSKMIITGDLSQTDLPHGQKSGLRDAVEVLKGGKDIAFVAFGDADVVRSRLVREIVAAYEKRDAANPNKYGKDTP